A genomic region of Lagopus muta isolate bLagMut1 chromosome 19, bLagMut1 primary, whole genome shotgun sequence contains the following coding sequences:
- the NR5A1 gene encoding steroidogenic factor 1 gives MDYSYDEDLDELCPVCGDKVSGYHYGLLTCESCKGFFKRTVQNNKHYTCTESQNCKIDKTQRKRCPYCRFQKCLTVGMRLEAVRADRMRGGRNKFGPMYKRDRALKQQKKALIRANGFKLETVPQIVSPVQNDYGLSSTIHSIHAMAKTLPPNPAALTPADYERGPYGTPSLAMTVPSHAPLAGYHYPSFPNRTIKSEYPDHYSAVHEAVPAYAYPETYPSSSPPDIPEVILKLLQLEPDEAQVKARILACLQQEQGKGRHEKLSTFGLMCKMADQTLFSIVEWARSCIFFKELEVGDQMKLLQNCWSELLVFDHVYRQLQHGKEHSVLLVTGQEVDLSAVAAQAGSILHSLVLRAQELVLHLHSLQVDRQEFVCLKFLILFSLDVKYLENHTLAKDAQEKANAALLEYTVCHYPHCTDKFRQLLLRLTEVRALSMQAEEYLYHKHLSGEVPCNNLLIEMLHAKRT, from the exons ATGGATTATTCCTATGATGAGGACCTGGACGAGCTGTGTCCGGTCTGCGGGGACAAGGTCTCCGGGTACCACTACGGGCTGCTCACCTGCGAGAGCTGCAAG GGCTTCTTCAAGAGGACGGTGCAGAACAACAAACACTACACCTGCACCGAGAGCCAGAACTGCAAGATCGACAAGACCCAGAGGAAGCGCTGCCCGTACTGCCGCTTCCAGAAGTGCCTGACCGTGGGGATGCGCCTGGAAG CCGTGCGCGCGGATCGGATGCGTGGTGGGAGGAACAAGTTTGGGCCCATGTACAAACGGGACCGTGCcttaaagcagcagaagaaagcgCTGATCCGTGCCAACGGCTTCAAGCTGGAGACAGTGCCACAGATCGTGTCACCCGTGCAGAATGACTACGGGCTGTCCTCCACCATCCACAGCATCCACGCCATGGCCAAGACCCTGCCGCCCAACCCCGCCGCCCTGACGCCTGCTGACTATGAGCGCGGCCCCTACGGGACCCCCTCCCTGGCCATGACTGTGCCCAGCCACGCGCCGCTCGCTGGCTACCACTATCCCTCCTTCCCCAACCGCACCATCAAGTCTGAGTACCCCGACCACTACAGCGCTGTGCATGAGGCCGTGCCTGCCTATGCGTACCCAGAGACCtaccccagcagctccccaccCGACATCCCCGAGGTCATcctgaagctgctgcagctggagcctgATGAGGCACAGGTGAAGGCACGCATCCTGGCCTgcctgcagcaagagcagggcAAGGGCCGGCATGAGAAGCTCAGTACCTTTGGCCTCATGTGCAAGATGGCTGACCAGACACTATTCTCCATCGTGGAGTGGGCGCGGAGCTGCATCTTCTTCAAGGAGCTGGAG GTGGGAGACCAgatgaagctgctgcagaactgctggagCGAGCTGCTGGTGTTCGACCATGTGTACCGGCAGCTGCAGCATGGCAAAGAGCACAGTGTGCTGCTGGTCACTGGGCAGGAG GTGGATCTGTCGGCAGTGGCGGCGCAGGCGGGCTCCATCCTGCACTCCCTGGTGCTGCGGGCACAGGAGCTGGTCCTGCACCTGCATTCACTTCAGGTGGACCGTCAGGAGTTCGTCTGCCTCAAATTCCTGATCCTCTTCAGCCTCG ATGTGAAGTACCTGGAGAACCACACGCTGGCTAAGGATGCTCAGGAGAAGGccaatgcagcactgctggagtaCACGGTGTGCCACTACCCGCACTGCACAGACAAGTTCCGGCAGTTGCTGCTGCGGCTGACCGAGGTCCGGGCGCTGAGCATGCAGGCAGAGGAGTACCTGTACCACAAGCACCTGAGCGGAGAGGTGCCCTGCAACAACCTCCTCATCGAGATGCTGCATGCCAAGCGGACTTGA